aaaacaaatatacgttcatgttttttttagacaGGGGGAGGAGGAATTTcattacaatttgtttttaaaacatttttaaattgttcttttaaataattaaattaatattttttaaaaatattttaaaataatatgatatgttgatgtaaaaaaataaaaataaaaataaaaataaaagaactgaaacggcaacaaaaaaaaatctgaaagaaATATCGAAGCCACTCTTTCGACGATCACTGAGATTCATTTCGATCGATTCTTCCCTAAAATCTTCCTCTTTTGAGTTTTTACACGTGCTCTGGTAATATGTGAATTCTGCTTTCCCTCTCCCGTTGAATGAACTAACTAAGGGGCTGCACTCGTCTCCCGAGCCAGAGAGCAAGACAAAATTAGAGGCCTGAAAAAGATCTCCGTAGTCCAGAAGTTGCTCCTGGGCTACTACCCATCTCTCAGTCTCGCTAAAGGAAGCGTGCACGGGTGGTCGATAGAAGctgaaaaaaagtaaagaaagggATAAAAGAAAACTAAGTTCAGCTTTCGTCTCTTGTTCAACAAGAACAATACCTATCAGATCGATCTAAATcttacaaacaaataaaaaaacatcttaactACGTTAAACTCACAAATCCCAATACTCTTTGGtgttcctttctctctctcattcttCATGCACATTTGCGTTATACAAGCCGATTTGGATAAGATTAATATAAAGAAGACGACTTGATGAATGATGTGGAATGGAAACAGTGAGTTTTGAGGTGAGACattgtcgtcgtcgtcgtcgtcgtttTGGTGTTGGTGGTGAAGGGATTGTAAAGTTATGGCGGAAACAGAGATAGGAATGTCAACAGATAACATAAAGGGATTGGTGTTGGCATTGTCTTCGAGTTTATTTATAGGAGCTAGTTTTATTGTTAAGAAAAAGGGGTTGAAGAAAGCTGGTGCTTCTGGTATTAGGGCAGgtaaagtttcaatctttttattgtttattcaactgggtttttgtttttggccTTGGAATGGGTTGCATTTTTGtgggttttcattgtttatttgttggCTTTGGtgggttttcttttaattgtgattTTGTGTTGGGATTGGTGCTAATTTGTTGGTTTGGATTgcccttttttaatttatgtttgggTGTGAAATGGGTTGATTTTTGGTGGTCCGTTATGGATTTATTCGAATGGGATTTTGTCTTGAGTGGAAGTTGTTTTATGTGCTTCATTGCAAGAATTATAAGCATAGTGATAGGAATTGGTTGAATTCACGTGGCTTGAGGATTTCATTTGTGGGTCAAACTTAATAGTGGGTTAAATTTTTGTTTACTGTTGTATTCCAAGCTGTAGATAGAattcttgatgatattttaatgGAATTTGTTTCTGTTTGGTTACATATATTGTTAGAATCACTGAATTGAAACGTTGTTGTTTGCGCGAGGAAAAATGATGGCTAATCAGTTTATCATAGTTCACCACCAGGCGCCAGGTTGCTGGCATGGGATCTAGTTTCACTATTTGGGGTTTCTTAGCTGATGCCTGGAAAATTGCCTTTTAGATTCTTTTTAGTTGGAAGATTAAGCTCCAGCAAGTGAAGACACCGGGTTAATTGGAGTTTGGTGCTGTTATTCCTTTGGATGTCTATATGGGGAGAGATGGATTTTGGAGGGTTTGTTCCACGCAATTATTCATTACACCTTCGTATGATTTTAGAACTGCAAAGTTTCGGTTTCAAGTTCTTTTCAGCATGTTGTTCAGATTCTATGTTGGCTTGCTACTCTTGTATGCGTCATGTGTACTAAGTTGGCAAAGACATCTTGCTTTGTCcattttcttaaactttttgATCTGACGATTGCTAAAACCAAAGTTTATCCCTCATCCTGGTGATATTTTTTGGGGATTTTGAAAAAGCTTCGATGGATTTATGGTAGTGGATTAATTGGTTGAGGCCCATAGGACTTTAGACATTCGATGCATTACACTTATCATCTCAGGTGTAGAATAGTATATCTGAAGGGGTAGCTTTTGTAATAGGTGGGAAGATAGTGATGGATTTCATAGGACAAAGCTGTGGAATAGCTTTGCAAGAGAAAGACGTATATCCTTTAACTTTGTTGCTTTACATATTGGAGAAGGTAGCTGGATTCTTGTGTGGTGCATGGTGTGTGCAAAAGCATGAGCagctcttcttcttttctgagAAAAAAGGTGGTAGCAATTGAGGGCTAGAAAGAAGGGGCCATGGTAACTGTGCTTAGGCCCCAAGTTTTATAAGGGTAGTGAAAGATTGGGATTGGACTTTGCAGCAGTTTTATTGATGTCCTATATTTTTCTTGAGTGTGTTGAGGGGTGACGATATACTAATTATTGGATATTTGTAGGACATTCGGAGTCTGCTCTTTTCTAGAAGGTTGAGGGAATGTGAGAGTATCTGGAAGGTTAAAGTAGCTCTCCAAAGCTATATCTTTCTTTTGATAGATCAACGTTATGGATTGtttagatattttcaatttgtatATTTTGTAGGTTTTAAAGTAGTGCATTTGAGTGCTCTTTACAGAACTATCTTGATGATAGTAAACCATTGGTCTGGTTCTTTTATGCTATTTACATCCAAACAGAGTAATGCTATACGAACTTACAAATCTTAACTAATACTTCATATAACTTATGCAAGAGTTTCTTTATCATGTTTGATCAATCTTTTAGTGTTTCCAGGACCATACATCACACCACCAATCATTTTCTGCGCCAGTTTGTATGAAGTTTGTGTaagatttatttgtttctttgtaGACCATCTTGGTTCCAGATAATGGTTTGGTGTCATATGGCTTAACAAAATAGCTTCACAATTCTTTCTTTAGGCTTGCAGAATACCATTCAGCTTCCACTGCCTAGTCCATGGAAGCAGTCATTATGGTGTTCTTTAGGAATATGCTTTCTAAGTAAGTGATGGTGATTTATCATCatagaagaagaataaataaaatttaaaatctaactttttaacaatttataatttatatgattgCATTAATGGCTTGATGAGTATAGAAGTTGGAGCAGGACATGTGGAATTATTGAGTTTAATACTCAGCATTTGCTTATtttgttaacattttttttttgcgatTGCATTAATGGCTTGATTTATGTATGATAATAGAGTTTTATGGTTTTactttatcttaattttatggaCCTTTTGTTTGCAGGTGCTGGGGGTTATACTTACCTGTTTGAACCACTTTGGTGGATTGGCATGATAACAAGTAAGTGCCCTTATTTTCTGTGGctgttaatttgttgaaattaaagaaattactTTTATACCATTGCATATACATTGTGtggtataaaataaatagtctatatatattttgataatttaaataaatagtcCATATTCTTTTACAGCATAATAAATAGTCTATATAAATGCAATAAGTTCTTTTGATTAGCTAAAAACTCTCCATATGTGCCAAAAGTGCAGTCTTTCACAGATCCTTCAAAGAGTTGTGTTAACCTTTCATTTCATATGTCTTGCActatttcttttgttgtttgtcCATTTAGATGGTTTGGATctccatgtttttgttttatgatgTTTACCTTTTCTCTTTATATGTAAGTTACTCCTGTTGGTTTAACGTTATGAAGTGCATTGGAAGTTTGAGTGCAGATCACATTGTATGCATTCTAAGATGGATAATTGTCATTGTGGCAGTGATTGCTGGGGAAATTGCTAATTTTGCAGCCTATGCATTTGCACCAGCTATTCTAGTCACTCCTCTTGGTGCACTCAGTATCATTATCAGGCAAGAGAAAATTTACTTATGTCTTTCATATAAGTATCATTATCAGCCTATGCATTCTAAGATTATTTTATGATGCTAACTTCCATTTGTCTTGCAGTGCTGCTCTTGCACATGCTATTTTACAGGAAAAGTTGCACACTTTTGGGATTCTTGGTTGTGCTCTTTGTGTTGTGGGTTCAACGACAATAGTTTTGCATGCACCTCAAGAACGTGAGATTGAGTCTGTGAAGGAAGTGTGGGACCTTGCAACAGAGCCAGGTATATATTTCTCCaaggaatgaaaaaaagtaGCGAAATGGCTTCCAAGTCCTTGATGCTATACGAAAAACATACATAATATTATCATGGTCTTATATTTTTTGCTCAAGTGTCTCATAATGCTGTAATTCACTGTGATATCCACTGCAGCTTTTCTCTTGTATGCTGCTATTGTCATAACAGCTGCTGTTGTGATTATCATTCGTGTTATACCCCATTATGGGCAGACTCATGTTATGGTCTATATTTCAATTTGTTCCCTCATGGGCTCACTATCGGTATGTCAGCTATCCTCTTCTTGAATCTGAAATTTTTATAAACTTTGCTATATATacctatttgtttattattcaCTGTGTGCACATCTTTACTAGTGTAAATCCACTattgttaaaattatgttttctgaATGCTCATAACAGGTTATGAGTGTCAAAGCACTTGGAATCGCTTTGAAGCTGACTTTCTCGGGAATGAATCAGTTACTATACCCCCAAACATGGGCTTTTACCTTGATTGTACTTGCCTGTGTAATCACTCAAATCAATTACTTAAACAAGGTAATGCATTTCGTAGGAGCtcccatataatttttaaaaataaacatatgcTACCTTGAAATGCTGATTGCGTGAAAATTAATGTAGAAACTAGATCTtttattatgatgatgatgtaaATTTCTGAAGAGAATATTTCAAGTTTTCCAGCATAGGACTTGCTTCAGTGGGAGGATAACTGGGCAATGGCTTGTGGTTATGAATGGCTTTTGgtagataaatttatttgttactCTTTGAATTGCAGGCTCTTGATACATTCAATGCAGCTGTTGTATCTCCCATATACTATGTGATGTTTACTTCATTAACAATTTTGGCTAGCGTAATCATGTTTAAGGTAATCTACTTTTTAACCAGTGGCATGTGTTGACTTATAGGCATGCATGAATGTGTCTGTGTGATAGATGGAATTTAGGAGAACTAATCCTTGGATTTCATGTTAGCTTCACTTTAAGTGATGATGACTGTAGAAACTggagcatttttttaaaatgaaaacgGAACATTGCTACAAATAGGTTGTGCTGATGTATTCAgaatacaaacaaaacaatttgttttccatctattttgagttgatttatgGTGAATGGCtgtataattatgaaatttctTATGCTATCCCAGCAGAGGACTTTAAATTACTGTTCTTACATAAATtatgagtttcttttttttttttggttccttttctttttgaaaccCTCCTCTCTTTTATGGAAAAGAGATTTGGAGCTGAAAGAAAACTAGATGGTTATTTTCTGAAGATTTTATGTTATTCTCTCAAGCTAAGGAGTTTAAAAACTGTTGTTACTCAATTATGagttctttttttcattgtattcTTTTAGGAACTCTCCTTCTCTCGATCTCTTAGACAGAAAATAATAATCTATGGAAAAGAGATGTAGTGgtgaaataaaactagatagatGTTCTCTGAAGATTTTAGTTCTTACATGCAGTCTTCAGTCCGTATAAGTATTGCTATAGTAACTAAAGTATTAAACTTTTAAGGGTTTTTATGATGTTTGTTGCCCTGTATGCTGATTATATACCTTTTTAAATTCAGGATTGGGATGGAAAGAATGCATCTCAAATTGTCACTGAAATATGTGGATTTGTAACGATCCTTTCTGGGACTTTTCTTCTTCATGAAACGAAGGATATGGTTGAGGGTGGGTTTCCAGTATTTCCTCTATTGTTTAATCATCTTCTCTAGTTCAAGATTGTAGCTTCACATAAACTGTACTTCATTTATAGGGTCATCACAATCTTCATCATTGCGCCTTCCTAagcatgaagaagaagatgaaggacTTGACCCCGAAGGAATCCCTCTACGACAAGTAGACACTCTGAGACCAAAATAGTTgtattcttttattctttttgttaCTGTCATTCAAGATCTTGGGTGCTGATTTGGGGCAGAACGGGAATTCCAGCCACAGACCTGTGTATTATCAATCAACACACTGGGTgggttctttattttctttgagtAAACAATGGGCGAAGATGGCAAGACTTCTTTCTCAGATAAAAAAAGGAGATGGTCTCTTTCAGCTGCCGCCATGTATAGACATTTAACTCCCCCCTTTCCTTCTTCCCCTCCTTGGGGGTTtgtaattttgagcattttgtTCTTCATATTGAATATTAGCTTCAAGttatgaagaaatgcagtttacTTCTTCCCCTCCTGATCCTTGCAATGACTGTTCCATTACATTGTTTTATATGTGATCTATGCTAGATAGCGACCTTCAAGTTGACCTCATGTGTGGGTAACGAGCATCTCAACAAAGAATTGAAGGTTATGCTTAGTATATGCAGGATACAGAGTGTTTTGTATTAGAAAGTTCTATGTTTCACATAAATTATTGTCCAAGTTGCTTTATATTAACTCATGATTTAACTTTCAATTGCTATCATGCAACCACTAAAGGAGTGGACTTAGACTTGCTCATTTTAGACTTCTAGGAGTCTTATTTTTGTATAGCTTGCTGTGTCAGGTGAGCT
This genomic interval from Populus nigra chromosome 11, ddPopNigr1.1, whole genome shotgun sequence contains the following:
- the LOC133668381 gene encoding probable magnesium transporter NIPA3 isoform X5, translating into MAETEIGMSTDNIKGLVLALSSSLFIGASFIVKKKGLKKAGASGIRAGAGGYTYLFEPLWWIGMITMIAGEIANFAAYAFAPAILVTPLGALSIIISAALAHAILQEKLHTFGILGCALCVVGSTTIVLHAPQEREIESVKEVWDLATEPAFLLYAAIVITAAVVIIIRVIPHYGQTHVMVYISICSLMGSLSVMSVKALGIALKLTFSGMNQLLYPQTWAFTLIVLACVITQINYLNKALDTFNAAVVSPIYYVMFTSLTILASVIMFKDWDGKNASQIVTEICGFVTILSGTFLLHETKDMVEGSSQSSSLRLPKHEEEDEGLDPEGIPLRQVDTLRPK
- the LOC133668381 gene encoding probable magnesium transporter NIPA3 isoform X6 gives rise to the protein MITMIAGEIANFAAYAFAPAILVTPLGALSIIISAALAHAILQEKLHTFGILGCALCVVGSTTIVLHAPQEREIESVKEVWDLATEPAFLLYAAIVITAAVVIIIRVIPHYGQTHVMVYISICSLMGSLSVMSVKALGIALKLTFSGMNQLLYPQTWAFTLIVLACVITQINYLNKALDTFNAAVVSPIYYVMFTSLTILASVIMFKDWDGKNASQIVTEICGFVTILSGTFLLHETKDMVEGSSQSSSLRLPKHEEEDEGLDPEGIPLRQVDTLRPK